In Salisediminibacterium beveridgei, one DNA window encodes the following:
- a CDS encoding TVP38/TMEM64 family protein: protein MSAKNKSAMKFLGLIAVIATVFVIAWQTGALEKIQSISAMQEFIEGFGVLGYVIFVGVFMISAVFLLPGAIFPIVGGVAFGPVLGGLLSLAGATLGAAAAFLVAKYLARDMIMKKFKGNPIFDKIDKGVEENGGSFLILTRFVPVFPYNVQNYVYGLTSLGFWKFTIVSGITMAPGAMIYAFMAGQIAREGVSMTLMLQFAAAGIILFLLSLVPKIWAKKKGIDIEELKETS from the coding sequence ATGAGCGCAAAAAATAAATCGGCCATGAAGTTTTTAGGACTCATCGCCGTGATCGCAACGGTGTTCGTCATCGCATGGCAAACAGGAGCATTGGAAAAGATTCAAAGTATTTCAGCGATGCAGGAGTTTATTGAAGGATTTGGTGTTCTGGGTTATGTCATTTTCGTCGGGGTCTTCATGATCTCAGCCGTGTTCCTCTTACCGGGCGCGATTTTCCCGATCGTCGGCGGTGTGGCATTCGGACCGGTTCTCGGCGGACTGTTGTCATTGGCAGGTGCAACACTGGGGGCTGCGGCAGCATTCCTCGTAGCCAAATACCTGGCCCGTGATATGATCATGAAAAAGTTCAAAGGCAATCCGATCTTTGACAAGATCGATAAAGGCGTGGAAGAAAATGGCGGAAGCTTTTTGATCCTGACACGATTTGTTCCGGTCTTCCCGTATAACGTCCAAAACTACGTTTACGGTCTGACGAGTCTCGGTTTCTGGAAGTTTACGATCGTTTCCGGGATCACCATGGCACCAGGTGCAATGATTTACGCATTCATGGCTGGACAAATTGCACGTGAAGGTGTGTCAATGACGCTGATGCTGCAATTCGCAGCAGCGGGTATTATCCTCTTCCTGCTTTCCCTGGTTCCAAAGATCTGGGCAAAGAAAAAGGGGATCGATATAGAAGAGTTGAAAGAAACCTCGTAA
- a CDS encoding FAD-dependent oxidoreductase, protein MEFRQSIYDNAKNITDGCMGHEEAFCTAACPMHTDVKKYVRQIGEGDVDGALETIREKLFLPNTLGRICAHPCEVDCRRNTEFNEALSVAALKRYAAEKADDKAKWDYEVKSATGKKVAIIGAGPAGAQAAIDLRKAGHDVVIYEKLEVVGGMMRVGIPEYRLPREVIDFEYSYLEDLGVKFRMGVEIGKDVSFSSLQADFDAVIVANGAHLGGMPPVTGSDADGVMHAVDYLKEISLTHASENAGKKVAVIGGGDVAMDCARSSWRIGADEVSLISLESLEELPASQQEIDESQEEEVAFLNSWATDEILKDENGRVRGLMLKNVLSVFDKDGNFAPAFGDERKEIEVDTVIFATGQRVQDVTDGAVEQSGGGRYVVDKDTLATSVPNVFVAGDASGTVIVVQAMAHGQKAAKSVDRFLNQVDLAEKRNFKYEYSFQTRLDVPLPKGTENLPRTSGNHRPADERKRDFKAVDLGYNEEQAKSEAGRCLQCECKLCMDECLMMNDYGECPQDIFAEFLEKGGIEPIVPYSCNVCGGCSHVCPNDYPIGETFMAMRKDFILENDGKSPMEGHKAIEMHQMLGFSKLFTTKAKGGK, encoded by the coding sequence ATGGAATTCAGACAGTCGATTTATGACAACGCCAAAAATATAACGGACGGTTGCATGGGTCATGAGGAAGCTTTTTGTACTGCTGCCTGTCCAATGCATACAGATGTAAAGAAATATGTTCGTCAAATCGGGGAAGGCGATGTTGATGGGGCTCTGGAGACGATTCGTGAAAAATTATTTCTCCCCAACACACTCGGCCGGATCTGTGCACATCCATGTGAAGTGGATTGCAGAAGAAATACAGAATTCAATGAAGCGTTATCCGTTGCAGCGCTGAAGCGATATGCAGCTGAGAAAGCCGACGATAAAGCCAAATGGGATTATGAAGTCAAGTCGGCAACCGGTAAGAAAGTGGCCATTATTGGTGCCGGCCCGGCAGGTGCCCAGGCAGCCATTGATCTTCGCAAAGCCGGGCACGACGTAGTGATTTACGAAAAACTGGAAGTTGTTGGCGGGATGATGCGTGTCGGCATTCCCGAATACCGGCTGCCAAGAGAAGTGATTGATTTTGAATACAGCTACCTTGAAGATCTTGGTGTGAAGTTCCGCATGGGTGTAGAAATCGGGAAAGACGTTAGCTTCAGCTCATTGCAGGCAGATTTTGATGCAGTGATTGTCGCAAACGGTGCACACCTCGGTGGCATGCCTCCTGTAACAGGATCTGATGCAGACGGTGTAATGCACGCAGTTGACTACCTGAAAGAAATCAGCCTGACCCACGCATCTGAGAACGCCGGTAAAAAAGTCGCCGTCATTGGTGGGGGAGACGTCGCGATGGACTGTGCACGATCTTCCTGGAGAATCGGTGCAGATGAAGTCAGCCTGATCAGCCTGGAAAGCCTGGAAGAACTTCCGGCAAGCCAGCAGGAAATCGATGAATCACAAGAAGAGGAAGTGGCATTTTTAAACAGCTGGGCAACCGATGAAATTCTGAAAGATGAAAACGGTCGAGTGCGCGGCCTGATGCTTAAAAATGTTCTTTCGGTGTTTGATAAAGATGGCAACTTTGCTCCGGCTTTTGGCGATGAGCGTAAAGAGATCGAAGTGGACACGGTGATTTTCGCTACAGGCCAGCGGGTCCAGGATGTGACAGACGGTGCAGTTGAACAAAGCGGCGGTGGCAGATATGTCGTCGACAAAGATACCTTGGCAACAAGCGTACCGAACGTATTCGTCGCCGGTGACGCTTCCGGAACCGTAATTGTCGTTCAGGCCATGGCCCACGGTCAAAAGGCAGCGAAGAGCGTTGACCGCTTTTTGAACCAGGTGGATCTTGCAGAGAAAAGAAATTTCAAATATGAATACAGCTTCCAGACGCGGCTGGATGTACCACTTCCAAAAGGAACGGAAAATCTGCCGAGAACATCCGGTAATCACAGACCGGCAGATGAGCGCAAACGTGACTTCAAAGCCGTGGATCTTGGTTACAACGAGGAACAGGCCAAAAGTGAAGCCGGACGCTGTCTCCAGTGTGAATGCAAACTGTGTATGGATGAATGCCTGATGATGAATGACTACGGCGAATGCCCGCAGGACATCTTCGCTGAATTCCTTGAAAAAGGCGGAATCGAACCGATTGTTCCTTATTCTTGCAACGTATGCGGGGGCTGCTCCCACGTTTGCCCGAATGACTATCCGATTGGAGAAACATTCATGGCGATGCGTAAAGACTTTATCCTCGAAAACGACGGTAAATCACCAATGGAAGGCCATAAAGCGATTGAAATGCACCAGATGCTCGGATTCTCGAAGCTCTTCACGACCAAAGCAAAAGGGGGCAAATAA
- a CDS encoding histidine kinase N-terminal 7TM domain-containing diguanylate cyclase — translation MQWIHPYPFYLLLTGVLVMSLLIPLLRPPRTYGRNYLAIILCLGGLLLSLSALELFVSDGWLMLLFRNLQQIPLFFTPIILFALAREYTGYDSEKTKRWLMYLALPSLYFTGLIFFEGWHGFFRESVHIEHVWGLTQIQVTQTMQGFMLSTYPIVIGVISGFIMLQHLLVSSKSHRKQHVLFLLAYVIPLVNIILVPVLPANIPGQMAFGFSLMGIVLYILYYRYQLLSIWPVAKDRIFDAMKEGVLVIDREWRLIEINSAAQEILSSVANTSEDEEFSAERAAYNWIRPDEAFLNAVQKKKTFETEWTVNGEHEGDKIYFEARTFPIARSRSGDEATLIILNDITDKKHHEADLIKQATIDYLTGIPNRRSFIEQYQKLMAAKGETGSLMLIDLDHFKKVNDAFGHQTGDEVLCYFAMLLQEYFVHGLVGRIGGEEFGVFIHENCHEAVRQAEHFQQHLRVKPFHTHDNNVIAVPMSIGVAEVMQETRAIETAYRRADEAMYEAKRGGRNQTVCYKETCG, via the coding sequence ATGCAGTGGATCCATCCGTATCCGTTTTATTTATTATTAACCGGCGTTCTCGTCATGAGTCTGTTGATTCCGTTGCTAAGGCCTCCGCGTACTTATGGAAGGAATTATCTGGCGATTATATTATGTTTGGGTGGTTTGCTCCTCAGCCTGTCGGCTTTGGAGTTGTTTGTTTCTGACGGGTGGCTGATGCTGTTGTTTCGTAATCTCCAGCAAATCCCGTTGTTCTTTACGCCGATCATCCTGTTTGCCCTGGCGCGGGAATATACAGGGTATGATTCAGAAAAGACAAAGCGTTGGCTGATGTACCTCGCTTTGCCATCATTGTATTTTACAGGGCTGATTTTCTTTGAAGGGTGGCACGGGTTCTTCAGGGAATCTGTACATATTGAACATGTGTGGGGCTTGACTCAGATTCAGGTCACACAAACGATGCAGGGCTTTATGTTAAGCACGTACCCGATTGTGATCGGCGTCATCAGCGGGTTCATTATGCTTCAGCATTTACTGGTCTCTTCGAAAAGCCACCGCAAGCAGCATGTCCTGTTTCTGTTGGCTTACGTAATTCCGCTCGTCAATATCATTCTCGTTCCGGTTTTACCTGCCAATATTCCTGGACAGATGGCATTCGGTTTTTCTCTGATGGGCATCGTGCTGTACATTTTATATTACCGGTATCAACTTCTCTCGATTTGGCCGGTGGCAAAAGATCGAATTTTCGATGCCATGAAAGAAGGCGTATTGGTGATCGACCGGGAGTGGCGGCTGATTGAAATCAATAGTGCAGCCCAGGAGATTCTATCAAGCGTGGCAAATACAAGTGAAGATGAAGAATTCTCTGCCGAGCGGGCTGCATATAACTGGATCCGTCCCGATGAAGCTTTTTTGAATGCCGTGCAGAAAAAGAAAACCTTCGAGACGGAATGGACGGTAAACGGTGAGCATGAGGGAGATAAGATTTACTTTGAAGCGAGAACATTCCCCATTGCCAGAAGCAGATCCGGCGATGAAGCGACGCTGATTATTCTCAATGATATCACGGACAAGAAGCACCATGAAGCAGACCTGATCAAGCAGGCGACCATCGACTATCTGACAGGTATTCCAAATCGCAGGTCTTTTATTGAACAATATCAGAAACTTATGGCCGCTAAAGGTGAAACCGGCAGTCTGATGCTGATTGATCTGGATCATTTTAAAAAAGTGAATGATGCATTTGGCCACCAGACCGGGGATGAAGTGCTGTGCTATTTTGCGATGCTGCTTCAGGAATATTTTGTTCATGGACTGGTGGGCAGAATCGGCGGTGAGGAATTCGGGGTATTCATTCATGAAAACTGTCACGAAGCCGTGAGGCAGGCAGAACATTTTCAGCAGCATTTAAGAGTGAAGCCATTTCATACACATGACAACAACGTGATAGCTGTGCCGATGAGTATCGGGGTAGCGGAAGTCATGCAGGAAACCCGGGCGATTGAAACGGCTTACCGTCGCGCCGATGAGGCAATGTATGAAGCGAAGCGGGGCGGACGGAATCAGACGGTCTGTTACAAGGAAACATGCGGGTGA
- a CDS encoding fatty acid desaturase, with translation MSHHPKIQELKKSMKPFEVTDHQTSIKQLLNTLVPYVLLWALAYMTMSISYWLAVPIMILAAGFLVRTFIICHDCCHQSFFKSRRANAIMGTITGALTHVPFEQWKNAHNTHHASSSNLDKRGTGDMWIMTVDEYQEASLLKRVWYRIYRNPVMMFGIGPVAVFFIQYRFNVKGARRKERINTYLTNGLIASFYIGMMLLLGWQSFLLIQMPIAWLAGTLGIWLFYVQHQFEETYFEHDEEWSYVQAAIDGSSYYQLPKILQWLTGNIGYHHVHHLSPRVPNYKLSEAHEATPPLHHATTITLATSVKSLKYRLWDENQKEFITYKQAKDRMANQRLSVS, from the coding sequence ATGAGTCATCATCCGAAAATCCAGGAATTAAAAAAATCCATGAAACCATTTGAAGTCACCGACCATCAGACGAGTATCAAACAATTACTGAATACCTTGGTGCCTTACGTACTTCTCTGGGCACTTGCCTATATGACGATGTCTATCTCTTACTGGCTGGCCGTTCCAATTATGATCCTTGCGGCAGGCTTTCTTGTGCGCACGTTTATCATCTGCCACGATTGCTGTCACCAGTCTTTTTTCAAAAGTCGTCGTGCAAATGCTATAATGGGAACCATAACCGGTGCCCTCACCCATGTACCATTCGAACAATGGAAAAATGCACACAACACTCACCACGCATCCAGCAGCAATCTGGATAAACGCGGAACGGGTGATATGTGGATCATGACGGTGGATGAATACCAGGAAGCATCTTTGTTAAAGCGTGTCTGGTACCGGATTTACCGAAACCCTGTAATGATGTTCGGCATCGGTCCGGTTGCGGTCTTTTTCATCCAGTACCGCTTCAATGTGAAAGGTGCAAGACGCAAGGAGCGGATAAATACGTATCTGACGAATGGCTTGATTGCTTCTTTTTATATCGGGATGATGCTGCTTCTCGGCTGGCAATCCTTCCTCCTGATTCAAATGCCGATTGCCTGGCTGGCAGGTACCCTTGGCATCTGGCTTTTCTATGTGCAGCATCAGTTTGAAGAGACCTATTTCGAACATGATGAAGAATGGAGTTATGTACAGGCAGCCATTGATGGCAGTTCGTACTATCAACTTCCAAAAATTCTCCAGTGGTTAACAGGTAACATCGGCTACCACCATGTCCATCACCTGAGCCCGAGAGTACCAAACTATAAGCTCTCAGAGGCACATGAAGCGACACCGCCACTGCATCACGCAACGACAATAACACTCGCGACGAGCGTGAAGTCATTGAAATACAGATTGTGGGATGAAAATCAAAAGGAATTTATTACGTATAAACAAGCCAAAGACCGTATGGCAAATCAGCGACTGAGCGTGTCCTGA
- a CDS encoding ABC transporter substrate-binding protein — protein sequence MKKWLPFAIILPALAACGSDEATETQAQDLSEASWDDIVSEAEGKEIGMYMWGGDEGVNQYMDDFVKPRLEEEYDITFNRYPMDAPDFLNRLMTEKEAGQTEGGADLLWINAENFRTAKENDLLYGDFAGTLPNLQEYIGTDVPFVNYDTGTPIEGHEAPWGNVQFTFQVNPDMVDEIPESLDDLMQWSIDNPGLFTYPNVNDFTGNTFIRHVMYHVADDPADLAEYDEEWLENNGDDVWESLRSFKESLWREGETYPETSEQLDQMFANGEVAFAMGFNEHRDIGMIEDGIFPENTKTISLEPGSIGNTHYLSVPFNTQEPEAALVAINFMLSPEAQIKKLDPAMWGEGHVLDADTLTEEQQAEAEELTGPAVVEQDEMLPELDARYFDWVIEHWEREIVQ from the coding sequence ATGAAGAAGTGGTTACCATTCGCGATTATTCTTCCTGCACTGGCGGCATGCGGCAGTGACGAAGCGACCGAAACACAGGCTCAGGATTTATCAGAAGCGTCATGGGACGACATTGTCAGTGAGGCAGAAGGCAAAGAAATTGGCATGTATATGTGGGGTGGCGACGAAGGTGTCAACCAGTATATGGATGATTTTGTTAAACCTCGTCTGGAGGAAGAGTATGACATTACGTTTAACCGCTACCCGATGGATGCACCGGACTTTCTGAATCGACTGATGACGGAAAAAGAAGCAGGTCAGACTGAAGGTGGAGCAGATCTCCTTTGGATTAATGCAGAAAATTTCCGCACCGCCAAAGAGAATGATCTGTTATACGGTGATTTTGCCGGGACACTTCCGAATCTGCAGGAATACATTGGAACGGATGTCCCATTTGTCAATTACGATACGGGCACACCGATCGAAGGCCACGAGGCGCCATGGGGAAATGTACAATTTACGTTCCAGGTCAATCCTGATATGGTCGATGAGATTCCCGAGAGCCTCGATGACCTGATGCAATGGTCCATCGATAACCCAGGACTGTTTACGTACCCGAATGTGAATGACTTTACAGGGAACACATTTATCCGGCACGTGATGTACCATGTGGCGGATGACCCGGCTGATTTGGCTGAATATGATGAGGAATGGCTCGAAAACAATGGTGATGATGTCTGGGAATCACTCCGGAGTTTCAAGGAATCGCTATGGCGAGAAGGTGAAACTTATCCGGAAACGAGTGAACAGCTCGATCAGATGTTTGCCAATGGAGAAGTGGCGTTTGCGATGGGTTTTAATGAGCATAGAGATATCGGGATGATTGAGGATGGTATCTTCCCGGAGAATACCAAAACCATCTCGCTTGAACCGGGTTCAATTGGCAATACGCATTATTTGTCTGTTCCGTTTAATACACAAGAGCCTGAAGCGGCCCTTGTAGCGATCAACTTCATGCTGTCACCGGAAGCGCAAATCAAGAAGCTGGATCCGGCTATGTGGGGCGAGGGACATGTGCTGGATGCTGATACACTCACCGAAGAACAGCAAGCAGAAGCAGAGGAGCTGACAGGTCCCGCTGTGGTTGAGCAGGATGAAATGCTTCCGGAGCTCGATGCCCGCTATTTCGACTGGGTGATTGAGCATTGGGAACGAGAAATTGTCCAGTAA
- a CDS encoding response regulator transcription factor: MIRLLIAEDQKMLLGALASLLDMEDDIHVIGTVNNGREAVEAVKEKEPDLCVMDIEMPEMNGLDAAGELRDHSCKVLILTTFARSGYFQKAMSVGVDGYMLKDSPSEELANAIRQIMQGRRIFAPELIDEVYRSENPLTAREKEVMDLMAEGLSTKMIAETLFLTNGTVRNYISTILDKLEVDNRIEAIKVYQHKGWNS; the protein is encoded by the coding sequence ATGATTAGACTCTTGATCGCTGAGGATCAGAAGATGCTGCTGGGGGCCCTTGCTTCCCTTTTGGATATGGAAGACGATATCCACGTCATCGGGACTGTGAACAATGGACGTGAAGCAGTGGAAGCCGTAAAAGAAAAAGAGCCGGATCTTTGTGTCATGGATATTGAAATGCCCGAAATGAACGGCCTCGATGCGGCCGGCGAATTACGGGATCATTCGTGTAAGGTGCTCATTCTGACCACTTTTGCCCGCTCAGGGTATTTTCAAAAAGCGATGTCAGTCGGTGTGGATGGGTATATGCTCAAGGACAGTCCAAGTGAAGAGCTTGCCAATGCCATCCGGCAGATCATGCAGGGGCGGCGAATCTTTGCTCCGGAACTGATTGATGAGGTCTACCGCTCAGAGAACCCACTAACAGCAAGGGAAAAGGAAGTGATGGATCTCATGGCAGAAGGGCTCAGTACAAAGATGATTGCGGAAACACTGTTTCTGACGAACGGGACAGTCCGGAATTATATCTCCACAATCCTCGATAAACTCGAAGTTGATAATCGCATTGAGGCGATTAAAGTCTACCAGCATAAAGGGTGGAATTCCTGA
- a CDS encoding sensor histidine kinase has product MPARMKGLTGMGKIQKQFRQSTGLSPYIWMFLSILPFYFIFQTPAVLEGVFGVLLVIGFFLSYVLSFSSRGWMIYVGLGIQLGISVLLSFFFGYVYFYLLIAYFIGQLMQKSAFITFYSILIPVKVISSYYAFITFEILQIQLPFLLLSTVAVILLPVNTYSKLKEERLEDQLAFANQKIAELIKLEERERISRDLHDTLGQKLSMIGIKSELAAKLVSKNHERAEEEIKEVQQTARSALKELRELVADMRLSRLTEEVERVKQLLDAAGIHYTITGEHDFPESLSRSDHIISMCLKEAVNNVVRHSHAKKCAITIRQEPEEVSIIVEDNGKGLPGHSDIRYGGGLQGMKERLQAIDGTLDIQSNNGTSLTMRIPTGIRSEKEGE; this is encoded by the coding sequence ATGCCTGCGCGAATGAAAGGACTGACAGGAATGGGGAAGATTCAAAAACAATTTCGACAAAGCACGGGACTCAGCCCGTACATTTGGATGTTTCTCTCCATTCTGCCATTCTATTTCATCTTTCAGACCCCTGCCGTTTTGGAAGGGGTTTTTGGCGTTTTGCTGGTCATTGGCTTTTTCTTAAGCTATGTCCTCTCTTTTTCTTCCAGAGGCTGGATGATTTATGTCGGTTTGGGGATTCAACTGGGTATTTCGGTATTACTAAGCTTTTTTTTCGGATACGTTTATTTTTATCTGTTAATCGCTTATTTCATTGGGCAATTGATGCAAAAGAGCGCTTTTATTACCTTCTACAGTATCCTGATCCCCGTGAAGGTCATCTCGAGCTATTATGCATTTATTACGTTTGAAATTCTGCAGATTCAGCTGCCGTTTCTCCTGCTCAGCACGGTGGCAGTCATCCTGCTTCCGGTGAACACATACAGTAAGCTCAAAGAAGAGCGCCTGGAAGATCAGCTGGCGTTTGCGAATCAGAAGATTGCTGAACTGATCAAGCTTGAGGAACGGGAGCGAATTTCAAGGGATCTGCATGACACACTTGGTCAAAAGCTCTCGATGATCGGCATCAAGAGTGAACTCGCAGCAAAACTCGTTTCAAAAAACCATGAGCGGGCGGAAGAGGAAATCAAGGAAGTTCAGCAGACAGCGAGAAGTGCCTTGAAGGAATTGAGAGAATTGGTGGCCGATATGCGATTAAGCCGCTTGACAGAGGAAGTGGAGCGGGTGAAGCAGCTTCTTGATGCAGCCGGTATACACTACACAATCACAGGAGAACACGACTTTCCGGAGAGCCTGTCCCGCAGCGATCACATCATCAGCATGTGTTTAAAGGAAGCTGTCAATAACGTGGTCCGGCACAGTCATGCAAAAAAATGTGCCATCACGATTCGTCAGGAACCAGAAGAAGTATCGATCATTGTAGAGGATAATGGAAAAGGGCTGCCGGGTCACAGTGATATCCGGTACGGCGGCGGTCTTCAGGGAATGAAGGAACGGCTGCAGGCGATTGATGGAACATTGGATATCCAGTCGAACAACGGTACAAGCCTGACCATGCGTATACCAACAGGAATCCGTTCGGAGAAAGAGGGGGAATAA
- a CDS encoding FMN-dependent NADH-azoreductase yields MLLYITANRKPVEESVSLTVGGAFLDAYRTAFPDSRVEKLDLFEETFPLPKREELAMWERQRVLSEEEVNALMNPHVEQFKRAKRIVFVTPMWNMSFPPQVKAYIDRIIVPGHTFEFTEKGIEGRMNEKQVLHIQSTGGIYSDGPLTSFEHGDSYLRLMMKLIGVPSYDLIRIEGTSTNPDHVPRRLRQAETDIQDLLTAWQKKHR; encoded by the coding sequence ATGTTATTGTATATCACAGCCAACCGAAAGCCGGTGGAGGAATCCGTCAGCCTGACCGTGGGGGGAGCGTTCCTTGATGCTTACAGAACGGCTTTTCCGGACAGCCGGGTGGAAAAGCTCGATCTGTTTGAGGAAACTTTTCCGTTGCCAAAGCGTGAAGAGCTTGCGATGTGGGAACGGCAGCGGGTTTTGTCTGAAGAGGAAGTGAACGCTTTAATGAATCCGCATGTAGAACAGTTTAAACGGGCGAAACGAATCGTGTTCGTGACCCCGATGTGGAATATGAGTTTCCCGCCACAGGTGAAGGCTTATATCGACCGGATCATCGTTCCTGGACATACATTCGAATTTACTGAAAAAGGCATAGAGGGCCGGATGAATGAAAAACAGGTCCTGCATATCCAAAGTACCGGGGGGATCTACTCGGATGGTCCGCTGACCTCTTTTGAACACGGAGATTCCTATTTACGGTTAATGATGAAACTCATTGGTGTGCCCTCATATGACTTGATTCGGATCGAAGGAACCAGCACCAACCCGGACCATGTACCCAGAAGACTCAGGCAGGCAGAGACCGACATTCAGGATCTCCTGACGGCATGGCAAAAGAAACATCGTTGA
- a CDS encoding sulfurtransferase → MSKKWMITGFSTLAVAIIAVVVYFSVTGIEAQEVDMDEQQEKIAEYANPEVFMTASELKELMESDEDVVVIGSMSERGGAIPGSFEIWRPDYSGTDLYPYDGMANEKEEVEALLGSFGVTPETTVVTYAANAQHDSARVFWQLKMLGHDDVRFLDGGINAWIGQGYDTGNAMEPGDREATEYEAPDYNEAAFNAGLDDVIGAVDGEGILIDTRGGDEEDGSTTLAGAFGPGKIAGAEYINWTEAVAEDGTAVSLSDLEALYGDMIESGETLIPYCQSGVRSSYTWLLLTEALGYDNALNYDGSWIEWSYEAYELDNADVIDRTENGDF, encoded by the coding sequence ATGAGTAAAAAATGGATGATCACAGGTTTCAGCACGTTAGCAGTAGCAATTATTGCAGTTGTTGTATATTTTTCCGTAACAGGTATTGAGGCACAGGAAGTGGATATGGACGAACAGCAGGAAAAAATTGCAGAATACGCAAATCCGGAAGTGTTTATGACAGCATCCGAACTGAAAGAGTTGATGGAATCGGATGAAGATGTTGTCGTGATTGGTTCGATGAGTGAGAGAGGCGGAGCAATCCCCGGGTCTTTTGAGATCTGGCGACCGGATTACTCTGGAACTGATCTGTATCCGTATGATGGTATGGCAAATGAAAAAGAAGAAGTCGAAGCTCTTCTGGGATCGTTTGGTGTAACACCTGAAACGACAGTTGTAACATACGCTGCGAATGCGCAGCACGACTCGGCCCGCGTTTTCTGGCAACTGAAAATGCTCGGACATGACGATGTACGATTCCTTGATGGTGGGATCAACGCCTGGATCGGCCAGGGGTATGATACTGGGAATGCTATGGAGCCAGGTGATCGTGAAGCAACAGAGTACGAAGCACCGGATTACAACGAAGCTGCATTCAATGCCGGCCTTGACGATGTGATAGGCGCTGTTGATGGAGAAGGCATCCTGATTGATACGCGCGGTGGCGATGAAGAAGATGGCAGCACAACACTTGCAGGCGCTTTTGGCCCGGGTAAGATTGCCGGCGCAGAATATATCAACTGGACAGAAGCTGTTGCAGAAGACGGAACAGCCGTCAGCTTGAGCGATCTTGAAGCACTCTACGGTGATATGATTGAAAGTGGTGAAACCTTGATTCCTTATTGTCAGTCCGGTGTTCGATCGTCTTATACCTGGTTGCTTCTCACCGAAGCCCTGGGCTACGATAATGCGCTGAACTATGACGGTTCATGGATTGAGTGGTCTTACGAAGCGTATGAACTCGATAATGCAGATGTGATTGATCGAACAGAAAACGGTGACTTTTAA
- a CDS encoding (Fe-S)-binding protein yields the protein MTATAERKGFMPGCSLPSYTPDGVKKTMEYLKTVYPDLGGVQKCCGKGTKALGQEEKFKERFAGLQQDMDDIEIDTVIVACQNCYKTINETSETTKAESLWTLLPKIGIPEELRGKAKDSDVVFGIHDSCSTRYEKEIQDGIRWVLQELGYRVEESEHSRENARCCGFGGMIVPANPDLATRVMQRRADDFTTDHVVVYCAACRASMMKVGKKAFHILDLLWGPVVHSDMDAPEDVLSKPAGSWINRYKSKRIVKQVVKS from the coding sequence ATGACTGCAACAGCAGAACGAAAAGGTTTCATGCCAGGATGTTCACTGCCGTCCTACACTCCGGACGGCGTTAAGAAAACGATGGAATATTTGAAAACCGTATATCCCGATCTGGGCGGCGTGCAAAAGTGCTGTGGAAAAGGCACGAAAGCACTCGGTCAGGAAGAAAAATTCAAAGAGCGTTTTGCAGGTCTTCAGCAGGATATGGACGATATCGAGATCGACACGGTCATCGTCGCCTGTCAAAACTGCTACAAAACCATAAATGAAACTAGTGAAACAACGAAAGCGGAATCCCTTTGGACGCTGCTTCCGAAGATCGGAATCCCGGAAGAGCTTCGTGGAAAAGCAAAAGACAGCGACGTCGTTTTCGGAATTCATGATTCCTGTTCAACTCGCTACGAAAAAGAGATTCAAGACGGGATCCGCTGGGTCCTTCAGGAACTGGGCTACCGCGTCGAAGAATCCGAACATTCCCGTGAAAATGCAAGATGCTGTGGATTTGGCGGCATGATCGTACCGGCAAATCCGGATCTGGCGACTCGCGTCATGCAGCGAAGGGCAGATGACTTTACGACGGATCACGTTGTTGTTTACTGCGCGGCCTGCAGAGCTTCCATGATGAAAGTCGGCAAGAAAGCATTTCACATTCTTGATCTGCTCTGGGGACCGGTTGTCCATTCCGATATGGACGCACCGGAAGATGTTCTTTCCAAGCCGGCTGGTTCATGGATCAACCGTTACAAGTCAAAAAGAATTGTCAAGCAAGTCGTAAAAAGTTAA